A stretch of Nitrospirota bacterium DNA encodes these proteins:
- the gap gene encoding type I glyceraldehyde-3-phosphate dehydrogenase, which yields MSVKVAINGFGRIGRVFLRASASCKDFDIVAINDLTDAKTLAHLLKYDSVHGIFNADVKATDSGISVNGKEIKILAVTEPEKLPWKSLGVDVVLESTGRFTDRASASKHLDAGAKWVIISAPAKDPDVTVCLGVNEETLDPSKHKVISNASCTTNCLAPVAKVLHQEFGIVRGLMTTIHSYTNDQRILDLPHKDLRRARAAAMSMIPTTTGAAKAVGLVLPELKGKLDGMSIRVPTPNVSVIDLVAELKKDATVEEVNAALKKAAEGKMKGILQYTEEPVVSIDFNGNAHSSIVDASVTKVLEGRMVKIIAWYDNETGYSSRVRDLIIYLTKRS from the coding sequence ATGTCGGTTAAAGTAGCGATTAACGGATTCGGAAGAATTGGAAGGGTTTTTTTAAGGGCAAGCGCGTCATGCAAGGATTTTGATATTGTTGCAATAAATGACCTCACAGACGCAAAGACCCTTGCGCACCTGCTTAAATATGACTCTGTGCACGGGATATTTAATGCGGATGTAAAAGCCACTGACAGCGGCATAAGCGTCAACGGAAAGGAAATAAAAATCCTTGCTGTCACAGAGCCTGAGAAACTTCCATGGAAAAGTCTCGGCGTTGATGTTGTCCTTGAATCAACAGGAAGATTTACAGACAGGGCGTCCGCCTCAAAACATCTTGATGCAGGAGCGAAGTGGGTAATAATATCAGCGCCTGCAAAAGACCCTGATGTTACGGTATGTCTTGGAGTAAACGAAGAAACGCTGGACCCTTCAAAGCACAAAGTAATCTCCAATGCATCTTGCACAACGAACTGTCTTGCTCCTGTGGCAAAGGTGCTGCATCAGGAATTCGGCATAGTGAGAGGCTTGATGACAACAATACATTCGTATACAAATGACCAGCGTATTCTTGACCTCCCGCATAAAGATTTAAGAAGGGCAAGGGCTGCTGCAATGTCAATGATACCGACTACAACCGGCGCTGCAAAGGCAGTGGGACTTGTCTTGCCTGAACTAAAAGGCAAGCTTGACGGCATGTCAATAAGAGTTCCGACCCCCAATGTATCTGTTATAGACCTTGTGGCTGAACTCAAAAAAGATGCGACTGTAGAGGAAGTGAATGCAGCCCTGAAAAAGGCGGCTGAAGGAAAGATGAAGGGGATTCTTCAATATACAGAAGAGCCTGTTGTATCAATAGACTTTAACGGCAATGCCCATTCTTCTATTGTTGACGCCTCTGTTACAAAAGTTCTGGAAGGCAGGATGGTAAAAATCATAGCATGGTATGATAATGAGACAGGTTACAGTTCGCGGGTGCGCGACCTGATAATCTATCTCACAAAGAGGAGTTAG
- a CDS encoding ArsR family transcriptional regulator, whose product MKVKNVRLEIQTEGEFISEVKRDLKKIAKGGSVKNRSTISFESLKAMRKFITDERLKILKIIKKYHPGSIYELAKILKRDTKNVSDDVHYLAELGLIEIEKGKSNGREKTTPVVNYDKILLEIPV is encoded by the coding sequence ATGAAGGTTAAGAATGTCCGTCTTGAGATACAAACCGAGGGTGAGTTTATCTCAGAGGTAAAGAGAGATTTGAAAAAAATTGCGAAAGGCGGGAGCGTAAAGAACCGCTCAACCATTTCTTTTGAATCTTTAAAAGCCATGAGAAAGTTTATTACAGATGAACGATTGAAAATTTTGAAGATCATCAAGAAATACCATCCCGGTTCTATCTACGAGCTTGCAAAGATACTGAAAAGGGACACAAAGAATGTCTCTGATGATGTCCATTACCTTGCAGAACTGGGGCTTATAGAGATCGAAAAAGGCAAATCTAACGGCAGGGAGAAGACAACGCCAGTAGTGAATTACGATAAAATTTTACTGGAAATACCGGTATAA
- a CDS encoding phosphoglycerate kinase codes for MNKLTIEELNIKGKRVFIRADFNVPLDDNLTITDDGRIRSTLPSIDYAIDEGAKVILASHLGRPKGKADPRFTLAPVAKRLQRLLGKEVIFAPDCIGPQVESIVSKMKEGDVLLLENLRFHPGEERNDEEFARALARLADYYVNDAFGAAHRAHASVVGITKFLPSAAGFLMRKEIEYLKGTVHNPVRPFVAILGGAKVSGKIGVLENLVDKVDKVIIGGGMAYTFIKAMGYEVGDSLVETEMLEFAEMIRKKLVKNNVKFYLPVDSVIAQSMEAGSETKLVTTQEIPKGWRALDIGPASVKLFSEALQDAKTIIWNGPMGVFEIDAFSRGTFGIAHSVADAYALTIVGGGDTDLAVHKAGVSDAISFISTGGGASLQLLEGNELPGIAALTDRKEE; via the coding sequence CTGAACAAACTTACAATTGAAGAGCTGAACATTAAAGGCAAGAGGGTTTTTATAAGGGCGGACTTTAATGTGCCGCTTGATGACAACCTTACCATAACCGATGACGGCAGGATTCGTTCCACTCTGCCTTCAATAGATTATGCGATAGACGAAGGGGCCAAGGTTATACTTGCTTCCCATCTTGGAAGGCCCAAAGGGAAGGCAGACCCCAGATTTACCCTTGCGCCGGTTGCAAAGAGGCTGCAGAGGCTTCTTGGCAAGGAGGTTATCTTTGCGCCTGACTGCATAGGGCCGCAGGTAGAAAGCATTGTTTCAAAGATGAAGGAAGGCGATGTCCTTCTTCTGGAGAATCTCAGGTTCCATCCCGGCGAAGAAAGAAACGATGAAGAATTTGCCAGGGCGCTTGCAAGGCTTGCCGACTATTATGTTAACGATGCATTTGGAGCAGCGCACAGAGCGCACGCATCAGTGGTCGGCATCACAAAGTTTCTGCCTTCAGCGGCAGGTTTCCTGATGAGAAAGGAAATAGAATATCTTAAGGGGACCGTGCACAATCCTGTGAGGCCGTTTGTTGCCATACTCGGAGGCGCAAAGGTCTCAGGCAAGATAGGCGTTCTTGAAAATCTTGTTGATAAGGTTGACAAGGTGATAATTGGCGGCGGAATGGCATACACTTTTATTAAGGCAATGGGATACGAAGTTGGAGACTCGCTTGTGGAAACAGAGATGCTTGAATTTGCAGAGATGATAAGAAAAAAACTGGTAAAAAATAATGTTAAGTTTTATCTTCCTGTTGACAGTGTAATAGCGCAGAGCATGGAGGCCGGCTCCGAGACAAAACTGGTGACTACGCAGGAAATTCCAAAAGGCTGGAGGGCGCTTGATATAGGCCCGGCGTCTGTCAAGCTTTTCTCCGAGGCGTTGCAGGATGCAAAGACAATAATATGGAACGGCCCTATGGGTGTTTTTGAGATAGATGCATTCTCAAGGGGCACTTTCGGCATTGCCCATTCAGTGGCTGATGCATATGCTCTCACAATAGTCGGCGGAGGAGACACGGACCTCGCAGTGCACAAGGCTGGTGTATCCGATGCGATATCTTTCATATCAACAGGCGGCGGAGCATCGCTTCAGCTGCTTGAGGGCAATGAACTGCCGGGCATCGCAGCGCTGACGGACAGGAAAGAGGAGTAG
- a CDS encoding adenylyl-sulfate kinase has protein sequence MKGLALWITGLPGSGKSTLADEIKKLYPKFIILRMDAFRKIVTPKPAYSGLERNIVYRSLVYLAKIMTGRGHNVIIDATGNLRRWRTLARRLIPKYAEIYLKCPLEVAMKRERKRVYTHKAPKGIYKKGAKGWPVPGINVPYEEPKKPELTIETDVIPIKESIVLVKKLLFRLSRQ, from the coding sequence ATGAAGGGCCTTGCTTTATGGATAACGGGGCTTCCGGGGAGCGGGAAGAGCACACTCGCCGATGAAATTAAAAAACTCTATCCAAAATTTATCATATTAAGGATGGATGCGTTCAGAAAGATTGTAACGCCAAAGCCGGCTTATTCAGGTCTTGAGAGGAACATTGTTTACCGCTCCCTCGTATATCTCGCAAAGATAATGACAGGACGGGGACATAATGTGATTATAGATGCTACAGGAAACCTTAGGAGGTGGAGGACCCTTGCAAGAAGGTTAATCCCGAAATATGCAGAGATATATCTTAAATGCCCGCTGGAAGTCGCTATGAAAAGGGAGCGAAAAAGGGTTTATACCCATAAGGCTCCGAAAGGCATCTACAAAAAAGGCGCAAAGGGCTGGCCTGTGCCCGGCATAAACGTGCCTTATGAAGAGCCGAAAAAACCTGAATTGACGATAGAAACAGATGTTATACCCATAAAGGAAAGCATAGTGCTGGTCAAAAAGTTGCTATTCAGACTCTCACGGCAGTAA
- a CDS encoding DUF1015 domain-containing protein, giving the protein MSKVSGEDVMAPPYDIIAPEYKEKLYGKSPYNSVRIDFGKALEGDNDSHNKYTRASGYLNSWLKDGILHGSKAPAFYGYEIEYRVKEKPKKLRGFFSLVRLEELGRGVYPHECTHSKPKADRLNLLRTCMANISPIFSLYNSPGKKASEIINRVMLLKPYMEAKDSDGAVHRLWVVDAEEDIETIRNDLKGKPVFIADGHHRYETALEFQREMNKSQEKNSELQTLNSKLKPWDYVLMFLANMSDEGLTILPAHRLVKNLPENSLDILSQHFTVEILSAQDDITGALSGYEHAIGFCHRNSDNLYLLRHKGHKGAGLENINPALKELDVTILHELIFKKLLNITEVTYEMDTAETREMVRKGIYDAAFFLNPTGVKDVERVALSGERMPPKSTYFYPKLLTGMVMYKFNE; this is encoded by the coding sequence ATGTCTAAGGTTTCAGGGGAGGATGTAATGGCCCCTCCTTACGATATTATTGCGCCTGAATACAAAGAAAAACTCTACGGCAAAAGCCCTTATAACAGTGTAAGGATTGATTTCGGCAAGGCACTGGAGGGCGATAACGACTCACATAATAAGTACACAAGGGCTTCAGGCTATCTCAATTCATGGCTGAAAGATGGAATTCTGCATGGGAGTAAAGCTCCTGCTTTTTACGGTTACGAGATAGAGTACAGGGTTAAAGAAAAGCCTAAAAAACTTAGAGGTTTTTTCAGCCTCGTACGTCTTGAAGAACTCGGCAGGGGCGTATATCCGCATGAATGCACGCACTCAAAACCAAAGGCTGACAGGCTGAACCTTTTAAGAACATGCATGGCAAATATAAGCCCGATTTTTTCGCTTTATAACAGTCCCGGGAAAAAGGCATCCGAAATAATAAACAGGGTTATGCTCCTGAAGCCATATATGGAGGCGAAAGATTCTGACGGCGCAGTCCACAGGCTGTGGGTTGTTGACGCTGAAGAAGATATTGAAACAATCCGGAATGACCTGAAAGGGAAACCGGTATTTATAGCTGACGGCCATCACAGATATGAGACAGCGCTTGAATTCCAGAGAGAGATGAACAAAAGTCAGGAGAAAAACTCTGAACTCCAAACTCTGAACTCCAAACTTAAACCCTGGGATTATGTTCTTATGTTTCTTGCCAATATGTCAGATGAAGGGCTGACAATACTTCCCGCGCACAGGCTTGTTAAAAATCTGCCTGAGAACTCTCTTGATATCCTGTCACAACATTTTACGGTAGAAATTCTCTCAGCACAGGATGACATTACAGGGGCATTATCCGGATATGAACACGCTATCGGCTTCTGTCATCGCAATAGTGATAACCTGTATTTGCTCAGGCATAAAGGGCATAAAGGCGCCGGGCTTGAAAACATAAATCCCGCATTAAAAGAACTTGATGTTACCATACTACATGAACTAATATTTAAGAAACTGCTTAATATTACCGAGGTAACATACGAGATGGACACAGCGGAAACAAGGGAGATGGTCAGAAAGGGGATTTATGATGCGGCATTTTTCCTGAATCCTACAGGAGTTAAGGATGTTGAAAGGGTTGCCCTTTCAGGCGAAAGGATGCCGCCAAAATCCACATATTTTTATCCCAAGCTTTTAACAGGCATGGTTATGTATAAATTCAATGAATAG